From Ignisphaera aggregans DSM 17230, the proteins below share one genomic window:
- a CDS encoding conserved hypothetical protein (KEGG: mba:Mbar_A1140 hypothetical protein~SPTR: B3T5S3 Putative Polysaccharide deacetylase~PFAM: Polysaccharide deacetylase), whose translation MEKMLLVLTHDVDWSRRGPSELHVIQRFDRFSFEDKLRFFTLRENLYDGIRDIMEVEERYGIKSTFFFRPFYDDNTSIELYSDIISELVRRGWEIGLHANNTSSIESISQEKKEIERICGCRVRSMRAHYLRIDISTIGKLSAIGLELDSSICLSRDGLSIESSGCFLIDNVIELPITIMDTYMFTYWRISPDKVFEVLLTSLRKLYESSIRIATILWHTNSIRMIGGREYLRFIEDLLRYEWIEPIRVIDIRSLRYLCTNRNII comes from the coding sequence ATGGAGAAGATGTTACTAGTATTGACACATGATGTTGACTGGAGTAGGAGAGGCCCCTCTGAGTTACATGTGATTCAAAGGTTTGATAGATTTTCATTTGAGGATAAGCTTAGATTCTTTACATTGAGGGAGAATCTATATGATGGTATAAGAGATATTATGGAGGTAGAGGAGAGATATGGAATCAAATCAACATTCTTCTTCAGACCATTCTACGATGATAATACCTCTATTGAGCTTTATAGTGATATTATTTCAGAACTAGTTAGAAGGGGCTGGGAAATAGGGCTTCATGCAAATAATACAAGTTCTATTGAGTCTATTTCTCAGGAAAAGAAAGAGATTGAGAGGATATGTGGATGTAGAGTTAGGAGTATGCGAGCTCATTATCTAAGAATAGATATTTCAACTATAGGAAAGCTTAGTGCTATAGGTTTAGAGCTTGATAGTAGTATATGTCTATCAAGAGATGGTCTATCTATAGAGAGCTCAGGATGTTTCCTAATCGATAATGTTATTGAGTTACCAATAACAATTATGGATACATATATGTTTACATATTGGAGGATTAGTCCTGATAAAGTATTTGAGGTATTGTTAACAAGTCTTAGAAAATTATATGAATCTAGTATTAGAATAGCGACAATTTTATGGCATACAAATAGTATAAGGATGATCGGTGGTAGAGAGTATCTAAGGTTTATTGAAGATTTATTGAGATATGAATGGATTGAACCTATAAGGGTTATTGATATAAGGAGTCTTAGATATCTATGTACTAATAGGAATATTATCTAA